From a single Nostoc edaphicum CCNP1411 genomic region:
- a CDS encoding non-ribosomal peptide synthetase: protein MNKNQLLIELEKRGIKLWLENDLLNIEAPKGTLTPELRDSLKEHKPEIIKLLNLSNIKTTSLPIIKPNPQQLHQPFPLTDIQQAHWLGRNQVFELSHVSNHVYIEFETNNLDISRLTAAWQKLIQRHDMLRAIVLPTGEQQILDQVHDYQITILDLRELETQKLQNELIAIREKLSQQNLPSHQWPWFDIRATYLNQQQILLHLSMDLLLIDAASIRILFHEWNQLYQNLELSLPPLELSFRDYVIAKNSLQDSELVKRSQTYWFNRLDTLPPAPELPLACFPSELKEYTFKRYAGKLEPHIWQKLKQRGQKAGLTPSIILLTAFAEILTLWSKNPHFTLNLTVLERLPLHPQINQIIGDFTNTNLLAIDNSSPNTFTNLALKIQQQLLQDLDHIYISGVEVLRKLLNQKQTELTAAMPIVFSSVLGLGNFSQADLEYNFLGEVVYGISQTPQVSLEHQVAEHNGSLIFNWDAVEALFPVGMLDEMFTVYCNLVERLAQEDELWTVPIELLPPIPIHPHPPIPQTALLHTLFFEQVSQRPQQQAIISSDRILTYQELSDRVTELARQLGDRSQVAIAIIMEKGWKQVVAALAIFAVGGIYVPIDPGLPQERIWYCLQQAGVKLVLTETCLVHSLEYPENIPILCIDSLPTPPSHQPFQQIPKPTDLAYIIYTSGSTGTPKGVMITHESAVNTILDINERFRISSSDRILAISAFSFDLSVYDIFGTLAAGGTIVIPDAANSKDPSHWSELITTHQITIWNSVPAFMQMLIEYNLNHFKVIFNTLRLVLLSGDWIPLNLPTQIQALSPQAEIISLGGATEAAIWSIYYPITQLDPNWKSIPYGKPLKNQYVYVLNTSLKKCPFWVTGELYIGGMGLAKGYWQDEEKTNASFIIHPVTKEKLYKTGDLGRYLPDGNIEFLGREDFQVKINGYRIELGEIEATLKQHPTVKEVIVTTIPKTQQLIAYIVPQPESNITTQEIRSFLQTKLPAYMIPSTFVLLASFPLTANGKVDRQALSITEGTQPELTQTFTPPRNQVEELLITTWAELFQLPQISIHENFFALGGHSFLALQLISKINHKFQINIPLSTLFHYPTVAELGNFLIQNNHASSTPVSLVPIQPQGTQPPLFCIHPTGGQVMVYQHLATCLGTDQPVYALQSRALNNSLDEHNSIENMAVEYAKIIRQHQPHGAYHLMGWSMGGVIAVSISKELEQQGCKVDFLGLVDAFLFPDSTPTFTPDPLYELALVFGGTFVDALMTLDTVQQQQLREQLISLTSVERLQLMMNWGKSQNLLSKELSEVSMEILQKQLELTEIHQKLLKNHQPPQIQTQICIWWAAQQLTPQLPRTNWSQYTINATHTKILDGNHFTIMLPPCNTTLAQQLQDYI, encoded by the coding sequence ATGAACAAAAACCAACTTTTAATCGAACTCGAAAAACGAGGAATCAAACTCTGGTTAGAAAATGACCTATTAAACATCGAAGCACCAAAAGGAACATTAACACCAGAACTACGCGATTCCCTCAAAGAACATAAACCAGAAATTATCAAACTACTAAATCTCAGCAATATAAAAACAACCTCCTTACCAATCATCAAACCAAATCCTCAGCAACTTCACCAACCATTTCCCCTCACCGACATCCAACAAGCGCATTGGTTGGGACGCAATCAAGTATTTGAATTAAGCCATGTCAGCAACCATGTTTACATAGAATTTGAAACTAATAATTTAGACATATCCCGCCTTACAGCAGCTTGGCAAAAACTCATTCAACGTCATGATATGCTACGGGCGATAGTATTACCCACAGGAGAGCAACAAATCTTAGATCAAGTTCACGATTATCAAATTACCATCTTAGATTTGCGAGAATTGGAAACCCAAAAACTCCAAAATGAATTAATAGCAATCCGCGAAAAATTATCTCAGCAAAACTTACCTTCACACCAATGGCCTTGGTTTGATATTCGAGCCACTTATTTAAATCAACAACAAATTCTGCTGCATCTCAGCATGGATTTATTACTGATAGATGCTGCGAGTATTCGGATTTTATTTCACGAATGGAATCAACTTTATCAAAATCTCGAATTATCATTACCACCATTAGAACTGTCATTTCGAGATTACGTCATCGCCAAAAATTCTCTCCAAGACTCAGAATTAGTCAAGCGATCGCAAACTTACTGGTTCAACCGTTTAGATACTCTACCACCAGCACCGGAACTACCCCTAGCTTGTTTTCCTAGTGAATTAAAAGAGTATACATTCAAACGCTATGCTGGAAAACTAGAACCCCATATATGGCAAAAATTAAAACAGCGAGGTCAAAAAGCTGGTTTAACTCCTTCTATCATTTTGCTAACCGCTTTTGCAGAAATTTTAACTTTGTGGAGTAAAAATCCTCACTTCACTCTCAACTTAACTGTCCTGGAACGTCTACCCCTCCATCCTCAAATTAATCAAATTATTGGCGATTTTACCAATACAAATCTCTTAGCAATAGACAATTCATCCCCAAATACATTTACAAATTTAGCTCTAAAAATACAACAGCAATTACTCCAAGACTTAGATCATATTTATATTAGTGGAGTAGAAGTATTGCGGAAATTGCTCAATCAAAAGCAAACAGAATTAACCGCAGCTATGCCTATAGTATTTAGTAGTGTGTTAGGTTTGGGTAATTTTTCTCAAGCAGATTTAGAATATAATTTTTTAGGAGAGGTGGTGTATGGTATTAGCCAAACCCCGCAAGTTTCCTTAGAACATCAAGTTGCAGAACACAATGGAAGCTTAATTTTTAACTGGGATGCAGTAGAAGCACTCTTCCCTGTGGGGATGTTGGATGAAATGTTTACAGTTTACTGCAATTTGGTGGAGCGTTTAGCCCAAGAAGATGAATTGTGGACAGTACCCATAGAATTATTACCACCAATCCCAATTCATCCTCATCCACCAATCCCGCAAACAGCTTTACTCCACACTTTGTTTTTTGAACAAGTATCTCAACGTCCACAACAACAAGCCATCATTAGCAGCGATCGCATTCTCACCTATCAAGAGTTAAGCGATCGCGTCACTGAATTAGCACGACAACTAGGCGATCGTTCTCAGGTGGCGATCGCTATCATTATGGAAAAAGGCTGGAAACAGGTTGTTGCTGCTTTAGCTATCTTTGCTGTTGGTGGTATCTATGTCCCCATCGATCCAGGATTACCACAGGAACGTATATGGTATTGTTTACAACAGGCAGGAGTCAAACTAGTACTGACTGAAACTTGCCTTGTTCATAGTCTGGAATATCCAGAGAACATCCCAATTTTGTGTATAGATTCATTACCAACTCCACCATCTCACCAGCCATTCCAGCAAATCCCAAAACCCACAGACTTAGCCTATATCATCTACACCTCTGGTTCTACAGGAACACCCAAAGGTGTAATGATTACCCATGAAAGTGCAGTCAACACGATTTTAGATATCAACGAACGCTTTCGGATCAGTTCTAGCGATCGCATCTTAGCTATTTCTGCTTTCAGCTTTGATCTCTCAGTTTACGACATCTTCGGCACTCTAGCAGCAGGAGGAACAATAGTCATTCCTGATGCTGCAAACAGTAAAGATCCATCTCATTGGAGTGAATTAATTACCACCCACCAAATCACAATTTGGAACTCAGTTCCCGCTTTCATGCAGATGTTAATTGAGTATAATTTAAATCATTTTAAAGTTATATTTAATACTCTCAGACTAGTTTTATTGAGTGGTGATTGGATACCCCTAAATTTACCTACTCAGATCCAAGCATTATCTCCACAAGCCGAAATCATTAGTTTAGGAGGAGCAACAGAAGCCGCCATCTGGTCAATTTATTATCCAATTACCCAACTTGATCCCAACTGGAAAAGTATTCCCTACGGAAAACCACTTAAAAATCAATATGTTTATGTTTTAAATACATCTCTGAAAAAATGTCCTTTTTGGGTGACAGGAGAATTATATATTGGGGGAATGGGATTAGCAAAAGGTTATTGGCAAGATGAAGAAAAGACAAATGCTAGTTTCATTATTCATCCCGTTACCAAAGAAAAATTATATAAAACAGGTGATTTGGGACGTTATTTACCCGATGGGAATATAGAGTTTTTAGGAAGAGAAGATTTTCAAGTAAAAATCAATGGTTATCGCATTGAACTTGGTGAAATTGAAGCAACATTAAAACAGCATCCTACCGTTAAAGAAGTTATAGTTACAACAATCCCAAAAACACAACAACTAATCGCTTACATTGTTCCACAACCAGAATCAAACATCACCACTCAAGAAATACGTTCTTTTCTCCAAACCAAATTACCAGCATACATGATCCCCTCTACTTTTGTGTTGTTAGCATCTTTCCCGCTCACAGCAAATGGTAAAGTGGATCGTCAGGCGCTATCTATTACTGAAGGTACGCAACCGGAATTAACACAAACTTTTACCCCGCCTCGTAACCAAGTAGAAGAACTATTAATTACAACTTGGGCAGAATTATTTCAACTTCCGCAAATCAGCATCCATGAAAACTTTTTTGCATTAGGTGGACATTCCTTTTTAGCACTACAATTAATATCAAAAATCAATCATAAATTTCAGATAAATATACCTCTTAGTACGCTTTTTCACTATCCAACTGTAGCCGAATTAGGAAATTTTCTGATCCAAAATAATCACGCTTCCTCAACACCTGTATCTTTAGTCCCCATTCAACCACAGGGAACTCAACCACCATTATTCTGTATTCATCCCACAGGGGGACAAGTAATGGTGTATCAACATCTTGCCACCTGTTTAGGAACAGATCAACCTGTATACGCTCTCCAGTCTCGCGCTCTCAACAACTCACTGGATGAGCATAATAGCATTGAAAATATGGCTGTGGAATACGCCAAAATCATTCGCCAACATCAACCTCATGGTGCTTATCATCTCATGGGTTGGTCTATGGGTGGAGTCATTGCTGTTAGTATTTCCAAAGAATTAGAACAGCAAGGATGTAAAGTTGATTTTCTTGGACTTGTAGATGCGTTCTTATTTCCAGATAGTACACCAACTTTTACACCCGATCCTTTATATGAATTAGCATTAGTGTTTGGTGGTACTTTTGTTGATGCTTTGATGACGCTAGATACTGTTCAACAGCAGCAACTACGAGAGCAACTCATAAGTTTAACTTCTGTTGAACGTCTGCAATTAATGATGAATTGGGGAAAATCACAAAATTTACTTTCAAAAGAACTATCAGAAGTATCAATGGAAATATTGCAAAAACAATTAGAACTAACTGAAATTCACCAAAAACTCTTGAAAAACCATCAACCACCTCAAATCCAAACTCAAATTTGTATCTGGTGGGCTGCACAACAACTCACACCTCAATTACCCCGTACCAACTGGAGTCAATATACTATCAACGCAACTCACACAAAAATCTTAGATGGCAACCATTTTACCATCATGCTTCCCCCCTGCAATACAACACTCGCCCAGCAATTACAAGATTACATTTAA